The segment TTACTGCACCACTAAAATCTCCTGTAGCTAAATCTACAAGTAATTTGTAGGTAGGTGCTGCATCAAAACCAAAATCAGGTTCAGCCCAACTAGTATTTAAAGCTATTTCAGTTTGATTGGCTTCTAAAAGCACAATTGGCGTATTTTCTTGAATGATAAGTTCTGTAGAAGCTTCTACATTCGTATTTAATACTATTCTATCACTAATATCTTCACAACTGGTAAAGCCAATTGATACAACAATTAGAGCGAATAACGAATTTATTATTTTTCTCATGTCTTTATTTATTAGTATCCTGGATTTTGAATTAAATTAGGATTAGTTGTTATAATATTATTTGGTAATGGAAATATATTTCTAAAACTGTCAGTACCAACACCGTCTTTAGAATCTCCTTTAAAAGGCCATAAATAAGTATCTGATGTAAAATAATTATATCTTATTAGATCTGTTCTTCTTTGACCTTCCCAATATAATTCACGAGATCTTTCGTCTAATACATAGTCTAAAGTTAAGTCTCCGCTACCAATATTTCCATTAGAATTTCCAAAAGCTCTTTCTCTTAATTCATTTATTTTAGTAACTGCTAAACCTAAGTCTCCAGCACCACCTCTAAGTGTTGCTTCTGCATAGTTTAAATAAATTTCGGCTAATCTAATTAATGGTAAATCTGTATCTACAAAATCACCAGCAGCATCAGATCCTTGATTCCCATTAGAATCAATGTTTTTAAATTTAGTAACAGCATAACCATTTTCAAAAGATGGAATTTCTTCTATTTCTAGTGTTTGACCGTCTTTATGAAACATACCTCTACTATCTCCAACAAAAGGCATAATTGTATAGGTTAATGTATTTAAATCTAAAGTGATAAAATAAGTTCCTGCTGTAGTTATAGGAATATTTGAACCACCAGACTCTAATGTACCATCTGTAGTATCATCACCATAATTATTACCCCAATCTTCATCAAACCTAAACTTCATTTCTCCACTAGTTAAATCAGCATACAATGCATAGGTATTATTACCTGTTTCATACATTTCCATGTCTGGTCCATCCCATGAGTTAAGTGTAGCATCTCCTACTAATCCCCATTTAGAAATTGTTCCTAAATTATTATTAAGTTTTGTAACATCTACATTAAATTTATTAACTAAGTTTTTTGTGGTTCTTAAGCCTCCCCAGCCACCATTAACTCCAAAATCAGTAGCATTCATATTTCCACCTATTGCAGCATGTACTAAAAATGTAGAACCACCATAAGTTTGAGATCTAAGACCATCAAAGTTTAAAGCAAAAATAAACTCGTTTTGCGCACCATTTGTGTTATTGTCAGCTAAAAACAACTCGTCATATGCACTTCCGTTTCCATTAGCATCTGTTGTGTTTATTGAATAACTAGATGACATCACATTATTAGAAAATGTAACTGATTCATTGTACTTAGCAGTACCCGTCCAAACTTCTGCATTTAAATATAGTTTAGATAATAGTGCCCAAGCAGCAACTTTATCTACTCTACCATATTCATTAGCACCACTAGCTTTTAATTGATCTTGAATTTCTAATAATTCAGTTTCTATAAAATTAAATAAATCTGTTCTTGTTGCCTGTGATGGTAATTCTGTAGTTACAGAAGTTACTAAAGGAACATTACCATATAAATCTAATAAATTATAGTACGTAAATGCTCTTAAAAAACGAGCTTCTGCTATATAACTAGCTATTTCTGTGTCTGCTAATGCTTCTGCGTTCGCTATAAAAGAATTACAAAAAGATACTTCTTGCGCCAATCTATAATACATTGCCTCAGAAAAGTCATTACTACCAGACCAATATAAACCATGTAAATCAGGTAAACCGGCATCTCCCCAACCTACTACTGCGTGGTCTGTTGTTAATTCATTTAAGTTAAATAACATTCTTGAATATTGTGAAAAACCTTCATCAATATCTTGTATGTCTGCTTGTCCTGCAGGACCTTGTTGTCCTGTTAACGCTAAACTAGCATATAATTTAGCAAGTGCTCCTTGTGCTTCTGTTGCACTTGAAAACACATCTTCTTCTGTAAAACTATCTGGATCAATAGGAGATTGATTCAGATCTTCGTGACATGATATAGCTCCTAGAGAGAATAACATGATTACAATTAAATATTTAAATTTTTGTTGCATTTTTTTCTTTTTAATTAAAAGTTAACATTTACACCTAAAACAAATGATCTAGGTCTTGGGTAAAAATTATTATCGATACCTAAACTGATTTCTGGATCTAAACCATCATAATCAGTTATTGTTAAAACATTCTGTAGTGATCCGTAAAAACGAAATGTTGTATTTTCTACCTTTTCTAAAGTATAGCCAATTGCTATATTGTCTATTTTAAAGAAAGAAGCATCTTGAACAAAATGATCACTTAAAGCAGTTTTATCACTAATAATTGTAAAACCACTATTGTAATAGTCTGAATGTAAGTTTGATAAAATATTGTTATTCGTGGCATTTACTTGAACACCCTTATTAGCAGCAATATCATTATACATGTAATTTCCAAAACTAGCTCTAGTTTGTATTGATACATCCCAGTTTTTATAACTAAAATTTGAGTTAAAACCCATTAATACATCACCAAAAGGATCCTCATTAATGTATTTATCATCGTCATTAATAATATTATCACTATTTCTATCTACAAACACGCCTTCTATTGGCATTCCTGAAGTATCATAAACTTGTTGAAAAACATAAAAACTATTTGCTGTTTCACCTTCTCTATGCACTTGTACATTATTACCAACACCTGTAGAGATTCCTCCTTGAGGCTGATCTACAGATAATTCAGTAATTTTATTATCATTTAAAGAAATGTTATAATTAACAGACCATTCTAAATCTTTAGTTTTAATAGGAGATGCATTTATGTTAAATTCAATACCTCTATTTTCCATATTACCAATATTTGCATTTATTCTATTTCCAAAATTTGTAAAAGGATCTACAATTGAACTTGCAATTAGGTCGTTTGTCTGTTTTAGGTACGCATTTACAGAACCAGAAATCCTACTACCAAATAAAGCAAAATCTACACCAACATTAAACGTTTTACCTACTTCCCATCGCAAATCTTTATTAATAGGTTCTGGTCTAAATGTTTGGTAAAAAGCATTACCAAATTGATAATTTGCAGTATCTGTACTTCCTTGGTATCTTGTTAAAAACTGGTAATCACCTAATCCATTAATGTTTCCTATTTCTCCATAACCAACTCTTAATTTTAACTCATTAAAGAACGAGTCTTCCATGAAAGCTTCTTTATGAATACTCCATGCAGCTGCAAATGAAGGGAAGATTCCCCAACGATCATCAGGATTTAATTTAGAAGAAGCATCTGCTCTTACCGTTGCTGTTAAATAGTATTTACCATTGTAATCGTAATTTGCTCTTCCAAAATAAGATAATAATACATTTTTAGACTTATCAATAAATTCATAAGTATTACCATCTTCTTCAGCTTCACTATCATAACTATAATTGTCATATTCAAATGACTGATAAGCATGTCCTCCAACAACCGTTAAATTGTGTGCTTCATTAAATGTTTTCTGATACGTTAAATAAGCATCAAAAACTTTGTTGTCAGAATTTTGAACATAACTTGTTAAAGATCCATTAAATGTTGCATCTGAAGTTGGAATTGATGCAGAAGTAACTTTTCTACCATGACTATTAGAAGTGTCATAACCTAAGTTAACAGTAGCAGTAAAGTCTTCGAAACCATGTATTTTATAATCAAACTTTACATTTCCTACAAAACGTCTAACTTCAGCGGTATCATCTATTAGGTTTAATAGCGCTAAAGGATTTGTTGGTGCTAAGTTATTTTGATTCCCTGTACCAGCATCTAGCCAAGCAAAGTAACCTCCATATTGTGAGTTAGCATCATAAACAGCTTGTGTTGGATCAAAAGATACAGCACCTCCTATAGCTCC is part of the Polaribacter sp. SA4-10 genome and harbors:
- a CDS encoding RagB/SusD family nutrient uptake outer membrane protein, with protein sequence MQQKFKYLIVIMLFSLGAISCHEDLNQSPIDPDSFTEEDVFSSATEAQGALAKLYASLALTGQQGPAGQADIQDIDEGFSQYSRMLFNLNELTTDHAVVGWGDAGLPDLHGLYWSGSNDFSEAMYYRLAQEVSFCNSFIANAEALADTEIASYIAEARFLRAFTYYNLLDLYGNVPLVTSVTTELPSQATRTDLFNFIETELLEIQDQLKASGANEYGRVDKVAAWALLSKLYLNAEVWTGTAKYNESVTFSNNVMSSSYSINTTDANGNGSAYDELFLADNNTNGAQNEFIFALNFDGLRSQTYGGSTFLVHAAIGGNMNATDFGVNGGWGGLRTTKNLVNKFNVDVTKLNNNLGTISKWGLVGDATLNSWDGPDMEMYETGNNTYALYADLTSGEMKFRFDEDWGNNYGDDTTDGTLESGGSNIPITTAGTYFITLDLNTLTYTIMPFVGDSRGMFHKDGQTLEIEEIPSFENGYAVTKFKNIDSNGNQGSDAAGDFVDTDLPLIRLAEIYLNYAEATLRGGAGDLGLAVTKINELRERAFGNSNGNIGSGDLTLDYVLDERSRELYWEGQRRTDLIRYNYFTSDTYLWPFKGDSKDGVGTDSFRNIFPLPNNIITTNPNLIQNPGY
- a CDS encoding SusC/RagA family TonB-linked outer membrane protein, translated to MKKFKLLLIGILLSSSFTMFAQQTVNGVVKEKATGEPLPGVSVVVKGTIKGAETDFDGNFSIEKVKTGDVLVFRYLGYSDKEITIESNFNLTVELDESAEQLEEIVVVGYGSVRKEDLTGTTDLLTSKDFNKGPIVSAQSLISGKVAGVNVIAGSGAPGDGQSINIRGTGSLSLTSQPLYVIDGIPLDNGGVGGSRNPLNFINPNDIETFVVLKDASSTAIYGSRAANGVILITTKKGKDKDFKFNISSQTTVYTLRDKVDVLSADQFTSLINNIGTTTQIGLLGNSNTDWQEEIYTTAIGQDHNFSALGNLYGVPMRASLGYSEHGGILNGDNLQRTTGSVSLSPTLFDKHLKIELNAKGMYTENKFADRGAIGGAVSFDPTQAVYDANSQYGGYFAWLDAGTGNQNNLAPTNPLALLNLIDDTAEVRRFVGNVKFDYKIHGFEDFTATVNLGYDTSNSHGRKVTSASIPTSDATFNGSLTSYVQNSDNKVFDAYLTYQKTFNEAHNLTVVGGHAYQSFEYDNYSYDSEAEEDGNTYEFIDKSKNVLLSYFGRANYDYNGKYYLTATVRADASSKLNPDDRWGIFPSFAAAWSIHKEAFMEDSFFNELKLRVGYGEIGNINGLGDYQFLTRYQGSTDTANYQFGNAFYQTFRPEPINKDLRWEVGKTFNVGVDFALFGSRISGSVNAYLKQTNDLIASSIVDPFTNFGNRINANIGNMENRGIEFNINASPIKTKDLEWSVNYNISLNDNKITELSVDQPQGGISTGVGNNVQVHREGETANSFYVFQQVYDTSGMPIEGVFVDRNSDNIINDDDKYINEDPFGDVLMGFNSNFSYKNWDVSIQTRASFGNYMYNDIAANKGVQVNATNNNILSNLHSDYYNSGFTIISDKTALSDHFVQDASFFKIDNIAIGYTLEKVENTTFRFYGSLQNVLTITDYDGLDPEISLGIDNNFYPRPRSFVLGVNVNF